In Caldicellulosiruptor obsidiansis OB47, a single window of DNA contains:
- a CDS encoding NAD(P)-dependent malic enzyme, translating to MDIKTLALQLHRQHRGKISLKSKVSVDNQHDLSIYYTPGVAEPCREIAKNKSLVYEYTSKSNWVAVVTNGTAVLGLGDIGVDASLPVMEGKAILFKQFGGVDAFPICIASKDVDEIVKTVKLIETSFGGINLEDIGAPACFEIEERLIESLDIPVFHDDQHGTAVVVLAALINSLKIVGKKISEVKIVINGAGAAGIATAKLLLKYGAKNIIVCDKCGTIYEGREEDMNKYKEEIAKITNKEGIKGSLHRAIEGADVFIGLSVANVLNEDDIKKMSNDAIVMAMANPIPEIMPDIAKRAGARIVCTGRSDFNNQVNNVLAFPGIFRGALDVMATRITDEMKIAAAEAIAKVAEEELSEDYIIPKPFDKKVAFEVALAVAKKAMEQKVARLYLNDDELTSRILSMLSM from the coding sequence ATGGATATAAAAACGCTTGCACTGCAGCTTCACAGACAACACAGAGGAAAGATTTCCCTCAAAAGCAAAGTTAGTGTAGATAATCAGCACGACCTCAGTATATACTATACACCTGGTGTTGCAGAACCTTGCAGAGAAATTGCAAAAAATAAGTCTCTTGTGTATGAGTATACATCTAAATCCAACTGGGTTGCAGTGGTAACAAATGGTACAGCTGTTTTGGGTTTGGGAGACATTGGTGTGGATGCCTCTTTGCCTGTTATGGAAGGCAAGGCAATTTTGTTTAAACAGTTTGGCGGAGTTGATGCATTCCCCATATGCATAGCTTCAAAGGATGTTGATGAGATTGTAAAGACGGTAAAGCTTATTGAAACATCCTTTGGAGGGATAAACTTAGAAGATATAGGTGCGCCGGCATGTTTTGAGATTGAAGAAAGACTTATAGAAAGCCTTGATATTCCTGTGTTTCATGACGACCAGCATGGAACTGCTGTAGTGGTATTAGCTGCTCTGATAAATTCTCTTAAAATTGTTGGGAAAAAAATATCAGAGGTCAAAATAGTCATAAACGGTGCTGGTGCTGCAGGAATTGCAACTGCAAAACTTTTATTAAAGTATGGAGCAAAAAATATTATTGTTTGTGATAAATGCGGGACTATATACGAAGGAAGAGAAGAAGATATGAATAAGTATAAAGAAGAAATAGCAAAAATTACTAATAAAGAAGGAATAAAAGGTTCGCTACACAGAGCAATTGAAGGTGCTGATGTATTTATTGGTCTTTCTGTTGCAAATGTCCTGAATGAAGATGATATCAAAAAGATGTCAAATGATGCAATTGTGATGGCAATGGCAAATCCGATACCAGAGATTATGCCAGATATTGCAAAAAGGGCAGGAGCAAGGATTGTTTGCACAGGAAGGTCTGATTTTAATAACCAGGTCAATAACGTGCTGGCATTTCCAGGTATTTTTAGAGGAGCGCTTGATGTCATGGCAACAAGGATAACAGATGAGATGAAAATAGCAGCTGCAGAGGCTATAGCTAAGGTTGCAGAGGAAGAACTTTCAGAAGATTATATAATTCCAAAGCCTTTTGACAAAAAAGTAGCCTTTGAGGTGGCTTTAGCAGTTGCAAAAAAGGCAATGGAACAAAAGGTTGCACGGCTGTATCTAAATGATGATGAGCTTACATCAAGGATTTTGTCTATGTTAAGTATGTAA
- a CDS encoding replication-associated recombination protein A gives MDFFQYLGEKRLKKESPLAYKLRPKRLEEIVGQEHILSPGKPLYNLIKNDRLTSIILYGPPGTGKTTIAHVIANATGKTFKTINATIAGVNDIKKIIEEAKIEFSQTGKKTILFIDEIHRFNKLQQDALLPSVEEGIIILIGATTENPFYEVNKALVSRSLVFELFPLKEEDILKIIERAISDKENGLGELNIQIDDDAKKLIAKLSGGDARVALNILEAVVYSSSAQDDGKIYISQKSVINLSSRKTVNYDATGDMHYDTISAFIKSVRGSDPDAALFYLAKMLDSGEDIKFIARRLIILAAEDIGLADPMALTMAVSAAMACEFVGMPEARIILSEATIYLACAPKSNSAYLAIEKALEDAKNVSIKSIPMHLRMATHGEEKLGHGIGYLYPHDYKNHWVSQQYLPDELIGKRYYYPTEMGKEKFIAEYIKKLKEQLDS, from the coding sequence ATGGACTTTTTCCAATATCTTGGTGAAAAAAGGTTGAAAAAAGAATCACCTCTTGCTTATAAACTCAGACCAAAACGCCTTGAGGAGATTGTGGGACAAGAACATATTTTGAGCCCGGGCAAACCTCTTTATAACTTAATTAAAAACGATAGGCTTACTTCAATAATTCTCTATGGGCCGCCCGGGACTGGAAAAACTACAATTGCGCATGTGATTGCTAATGCTACAGGTAAGACTTTCAAAACCATCAATGCTACAATTGCAGGTGTAAACGATATAAAAAAGATTATTGAAGAAGCCAAGATTGAGTTTTCTCAAACAGGTAAAAAGACCATTCTTTTTATTGACGAGATACACAGGTTTAACAAACTTCAGCAAGATGCACTTTTGCCTTCTGTTGAAGAAGGAATAATAATCTTAATTGGGGCAACAACTGAAAATCCCTTTTATGAAGTCAATAAAGCGCTTGTATCAAGGTCTTTAGTATTCGAACTTTTTCCACTTAAGGAGGAAGATATATTAAAGATCATTGAAAGAGCAATTTCGGATAAAGAGAATGGACTTGGTGAACTGAATATCCAAATAGATGATGATGCTAAAAAGCTCATAGCAAAGCTCTCAGGTGGAGATGCAAGAGTTGCTTTGAACATCTTAGAGGCTGTAGTGTATTCTTCTTCCGCTCAAGATGATGGCAAGATTTATATTTCTCAGAAATCTGTTATAAATCTTTCAAGTAGAAAAACTGTTAATTATGATGCCACGGGGGATATGCACTACGATACTATTTCTGCCTTTATAAAAAGTGTAAGAGGGTCTGACCCGGATGCAGCGCTGTTTTACTTGGCAAAGATGCTTGACAGTGGAGAGGACATAAAATTTATTGCAAGAAGACTTATAATATTGGCAGCAGAAGACATTGGCTTGGCAGACCCGATGGCACTCACAATGGCAGTTTCTGCAGCAATGGCATGTGAATTTGTGGGAATGCCTGAAGCAAGAATTATTTTGTCTGAGGCGACGATCTATCTTGCATGTGCTCCAAAAAGCAACTCTGCATATTTGGCAATTGAAAAAGCCTTGGAAGATGCTAAAAATGTGAGTATAAAAAGTATTCCTATGCACCTTAGAATGGCAACACATGGAGAAGAAAAGCTCGGACATGGCATTGGGTACTTGTACCCTCATGACTATAAAAATCACTGGGTTTCTCAACAGTATCTACCTGATGAACTTATTGGCAAAAGATACTATTATCCAACTGAGATGGGAAAAGAAAAGTTTATAGCTGAATATATTAAGAAGTTGAAAGAACAGCTTGATAGCTAA
- a CDS encoding serine hydroxymethyltransferase, with protein sequence MYFYNLVKDTDPEIAEAIKSELKRQQNKIELIASENFISIAVMAAMGSPLTNKYAEGYPGKRYYGGCEYIDVVESIAIERAKKLFGAEHANVQPHSGAQANMAVYFAVLNPGDTILGMNLSHGGHLTHGSPVNFSGKLYNIVSYGVDPETETINYDEVLRLAKEHRPKLILAGASAYPRVIDFKKFREIADEVGAYLMVDMAHIAGLVAAGLHPSPVEYADFVTTTTHKTLRGPRGGLILCKEKYAKLIDKTIFPGIQGGPLEHVIAAKAVALKEAMTEEFKNYQVQILKNAKALSTRLIERGFRLVSGGTDNHLMLVDLRNKGITGKDAEKILDEHNITCNKNAIPFDTQSPMITSGIRLGTPAVTTRGFKEEDMVEVADIIHDALTNSDTKENILSRVKALCEKHPLYKEFDEQA encoded by the coding sequence ATGTACTTTTACAATTTAGTAAAAGACACAGACCCAGAAATAGCTGAAGCAATAAAAAGCGAACTTAAAAGACAGCAGAATAAAATTGAGCTTATTGCATCTGAGAACTTTATATCAATTGCAGTAATGGCAGCAATGGGTTCACCTTTGACAAATAAATATGCAGAAGGATATCCAGGAAAAAGATATTATGGTGGATGCGAATATATTGATGTTGTTGAATCTATAGCAATTGAGAGAGCTAAAAAGCTGTTTGGAGCTGAACACGCGAATGTTCAGCCACATTCAGGTGCACAGGCGAACATGGCTGTATATTTTGCAGTATTGAATCCAGGTGATACCATTCTTGGGATGAATCTTTCGCATGGTGGACATCTGACTCATGGTAGCCCTGTGAATTTTTCAGGAAAGCTTTACAATATTGTTTCATATGGGGTTGACCCTGAAACAGAGACAATTAATTATGATGAAGTTTTAAGACTTGCAAAGGAGCACAGACCAAAACTTATCTTAGCAGGAGCATCAGCGTATCCCAGGGTGATTGACTTTAAAAAGTTCAGAGAGATAGCTGATGAAGTGGGAGCATATTTGATGGTAGATATGGCTCATATTGCTGGGCTTGTTGCTGCAGGGCTTCATCCATCACCTGTTGAATATGCCGATTTTGTTACAACCACAACACATAAAACGCTTAGAGGTCCTCGTGGAGGTCTTATTCTTTGCAAAGAAAAATATGCAAAACTGATTGATAAGACCATTTTCCCTGGTATTCAAGGTGGACCGCTTGAACATGTAATAGCTGCAAAAGCTGTTGCTCTCAAAGAGGCGATGACAGAAGAGTTCAAAAATTACCAGGTTCAAATATTGAAAAATGCAAAGGCTCTGAGCACAAGACTCATCGAAAGAGGATTCAGGCTTGTGAGCGGTGGTACAGATAATCATTTAATGCTGGTAGACTTGAGAAATAAAGGTATCACAGGAAAAGATGCTGAAAAGATATTAGATGAGCACAATATAACCTGTAACAAAAACGCAATTCCTTTTGATACTCAAAGTCCAATGATAACAAGCGGGATAAGACTTGGAACACCGGCTGTGACAACCCGAGGGTTTAAAGAAGAAGATATGGTTGAGGTTGCAGATATCATCCATGATGCTTTGACAAATTCTGATACCAAAGAGAATATTTTGAGCAGGGTGAAAGCTCTTTGCGAAAAACATCCTTTGTATAAAGAATTTGATGAACAAGCTTAA
- a CDS encoding threonine/serine exporter family protein, whose product MMNSKQLIEIALLAGEIMLTNGAETHRVEDTMVRICSKGKLKFAESFVIPTVIVATVADENNNLVTVSKRIKNRTIDLNKISLVNQFSRDFQTHEYTYEQAIEILTNIKNKKGYSFYLLPFAAALVCCFSTILFGGNLKDAISAFFVGFVTQTILNFMNFKNFSYFISYIIGGAITALIAIITVNLNIGVHLDKIIIGSVMIMTPGVAITNAIRDTIAGDLLSGVARGIEAFLIAVFIATGAGIALSLFR is encoded by the coding sequence ATGATGAACTCAAAGCAGCTTATAGAAATTGCGCTCTTAGCAGGTGAGATAATGCTCACAAACGGCGCTGAAACGCACAGAGTGGAAGATACAATGGTTCGGATATGCTCAAAAGGAAAATTAAAGTTTGCTGAAAGTTTTGTAATTCCAACAGTAATTGTTGCAACAGTTGCAGATGAAAACAATAATCTTGTTACTGTCTCAAAAAGAATAAAAAATAGAACAATTGATCTTAATAAAATCTCTCTTGTAAATCAGTTCTCCCGCGATTTTCAAACCCATGAATATACTTATGAACAAGCAATTGAAATCTTAACCAATATCAAAAATAAAAAAGGATATTCTTTCTATTTGCTACCATTTGCGGCAGCACTTGTTTGTTGTTTTTCCACAATTTTGTTTGGAGGAAATTTAAAAGATGCAATCTCAGCATTTTTTGTAGGTTTTGTCACTCAAACCATTTTGAATTTTATGAACTTCAAAAACTTTTCTTATTTTATCTCTTACATCATTGGAGGAGCTATAACTGCTTTGATAGCTATCATCACAGTAAACCTCAATATTGGTGTTCATTTAGATAAAATAATCATCGGTTCTGTAATGATAATGACACCAGGTGTTGCAATTACCAATGCAATAAGAGACACTATTGCAGGCGACCTTTTATCCGGGGTTGCAAGAGGAATTGAAGCTTTTTTAATAGCTGTGTTCATTGCAACAGGAGCCGGTATTGCGCTCAGTCTTTTTAGATAA
- a CDS encoding threonine/serine exporter family protein — protein sequence MLERSLVFQLISAFIVSFSFAILTNSPSKSLLYCGINGMCGWFVNILLLRFGFTQILSVFFAALAINVLSEIFARFLKKPVPIFLIPGLIPLVPGAGMYNTMTALLKSQFELAIKTGMQTLLIAGSIAVAIMLVTSFNWVFSALNKKVKLK from the coding sequence ATGTTGGAAAGAAGTTTAGTGTTTCAATTAATTTCAGCATTCATTGTAAGTTTTTCTTTTGCCATCCTTACAAATTCCCCAAGTAAAAGTTTGTTATATTGTGGAATAAATGGAATGTGTGGCTGGTTCGTCAATATATTATTGTTACGATTTGGATTTACACAAATTTTATCAGTTTTCTTTGCAGCACTTGCTATAAATGTACTGTCAGAAATATTTGCAAGATTTCTCAAAAAGCCTGTGCCAATTTTTCTTATCCCGGGATTGATACCACTTGTGCCAGGAGCTGGCATGTATAATACAATGACAGCACTTCTCAAAAGCCAGTTTGAACTTGCTATCAAAACAGGTATGCAAACCCTGCTGATTGCAGGTTCAATTGCAGTGGCAATAATGCTTGTAACATCATTTAATTGGGTATTCTCAGCCCTTAACAAAAAAGTAAAGTTAAAATAA
- a CDS encoding polyribonucleotide nucleotidyltransferase, with the protein MESKIYKMELAGRELSFEIGKYALLANGAVLARYGDTAVLVTACASEKPREGINFFPLTVDYEERLYSVGKIPGGFIKREGKPSEKAILSARLIDRPIRPLFPKDFYHDVSVIATVLSVDPDNPPDVLAMLGSSVALSISDIPFEGPTGSVLVGYVDGKIVINPTAKEREVSKLHLVVSGTKDRVMMIEAGAKEVPEDIMIEAILIAQEEIKKIVEFIEEIVKEVGKPKMEYQKRVVPEEIKQKVREIAYDKVYQYVQIPDKVERDKKLDELKEEVFKAFEGETEETLLLVDDALYNLEKEIVRKMIADEGKRPDGRKFDEIRPLYAEVGILPRTHGSALFKRGYTQVLTVATLGTKGEMQFLDGLEEEEAKRYMHHYNFPPFSTGESKPIRGPGRREIGHGALAERALEPVIPSEDEFPYTIRLVSEVLTSNGSTSQASVCGSTLALMDAGVPIKAPVAGISIGLITKDDDSFILLTDIQGIEDFFGDMDFKVAGTREGITAIQLDIKIHGLTREIIEKALYQAKEARLKILDFMQTVIDKPRSELSPYAPKIFKTTVDPEKIRDIIGPGGKMINKIIAETNVKIDIEPDGRIFVAAPDDISGNRAISMIEGIGREIEVGQFFLGKVTRTASYGAFVEIYPGKEGLVHISQLDERRLKSVDEVVKVGDLVLVKVIGIDKLGRLSLSRKEALNVTYSRKAK; encoded by the coding sequence TTGGAGAGTAAAATTTACAAAATGGAACTTGCGGGAAGAGAGCTCAGCTTTGAGATTGGGAAATATGCTCTTTTGGCAAACGGGGCTGTGCTTGCAAGATATGGTGACACAGCTGTGCTTGTCACTGCATGTGCTTCTGAAAAGCCCAGAGAAGGTATAAACTTTTTCCCGCTTACAGTTGACTATGAGGAAAGGTTGTACTCGGTTGGGAAAATTCCGGGCGGATTTATAAAGAGAGAAGGCAAACCGTCAGAAAAAGCAATTCTTTCTGCAAGGCTGATAGACAGACCTATAAGACCGCTTTTCCCAAAAGATTTTTATCATGATGTCTCTGTTATAGCCACAGTACTGTCGGTTGACCCTGACAATCCACCGGATGTTCTTGCAATGCTTGGTTCATCTGTTGCACTGTCAATCTCTGATATACCATTTGAAGGGCCAACTGGTTCTGTGCTTGTTGGGTATGTGGATGGAAAGATTGTTATAAACCCTACGGCTAAAGAAAGAGAAGTGAGCAAGCTTCATCTTGTTGTGTCGGGGACAAAAGACAGGGTGATGATGATAGAAGCTGGTGCGAAAGAAGTTCCTGAGGACATTATGATTGAGGCTATATTGATAGCACAAGAAGAGATTAAAAAGATTGTTGAGTTTATTGAGGAAATAGTAAAAGAAGTTGGTAAACCGAAAATGGAGTATCAAAAGAGGGTTGTACCAGAGGAGATAAAACAAAAGGTACGTGAGATTGCATATGACAAGGTTTATCAGTATGTGCAGATACCTGACAAGGTTGAAAGGGATAAGAAGCTTGATGAGCTTAAAGAAGAAGTGTTCAAAGCTTTCGAAGGTGAAACAGAAGAAACTCTTTTACTTGTGGATGATGCGCTTTATAACCTTGAAAAAGAGATTGTAAGAAAGATGATTGCAGATGAAGGGAAACGCCCTGATGGTAGAAAGTTTGACGAAATAAGACCGCTGTATGCTGAGGTTGGTATTTTGCCAAGAACTCACGGTTCTGCGCTGTTTAAAAGAGGTTACACTCAAGTTTTGACAGTTGCTACTCTTGGGACAAAAGGTGAGATGCAATTTTTAGACGGTCTTGAAGAAGAAGAGGCAAAAAGGTATATGCATCATTATAACTTCCCACCATTCTCTACAGGTGAATCAAAACCTATAAGAGGTCCAGGAAGAAGAGAGATTGGACATGGTGCATTGGCTGAAAGGGCACTTGAACCTGTTATTCCTTCAGAGGATGAATTTCCTTATACAATTCGACTTGTATCTGAGGTTTTGACATCTAACGGTTCAACATCACAGGCAAGTGTATGCGGCAGTACTCTTGCTCTTATGGATGCTGGTGTGCCAATTAAAGCGCCTGTTGCAGGAATTTCTATCGGCCTTATTACAAAAGACGACGACAGTTTTATTTTACTTACTGACATTCAAGGTATAGAAGACTTCTTTGGAGATATGGACTTTAAGGTAGCAGGGACCCGAGAAGGTATTACTGCAATTCAGCTTGACATAAAAATCCATGGACTTACAAGAGAAATTATCGAAAAGGCACTCTATCAGGCAAAAGAAGCAAGACTTAAAATTTTAGATTTTATGCAAACTGTAATTGACAAGCCAAGAAGCGAGCTTTCCCCTTATGCTCCAAAGATATTCAAAACTACAGTTGATCCTGAAAAGATTCGAGACATAATTGGACCTGGTGGAAAGATGATAAATAAAATCATCGCAGAGACAAACGTAAAGATTGATATAGAACCTGATGGAAGAATATTTGTTGCGGCACCTGATGATATTTCTGGTAACAGGGCAATTAGCATGATTGAGGGAATTGGTCGTGAGATTGAGGTTGGGCAGTTTTTCCTTGGCAAGGTGACAAGAACTGCATCTTATGGAGCATTTGTTGAAATATATCCTGGCAAGGAAGGACTTGTGCATATATCTCAATTAGATGAGAGAAGATTAAAGTCTGTAGACGAGGTTGTAAAAGTTGGAGATTTGGTGCTTGTAAAGGTAATAGGGATTGACAAGCTTGGCAGACTTTCACTTTCACGAAAAGAAGCACTGAATGTCACATACTCAAGAAAAGCAAAATAA
- the rpsO gene encoding 30S ribosomal protein S15, protein MLTKQQKEEIIKKYQLHESDTGSPEVQIALLTERINRLNEHLQIHKKDFHSRRGLLKMVGQRRKLLNYLKEYDINRYRELIEKLGLRK, encoded by the coding sequence ATGCTCACAAAACAGCAGAAAGAAGAAATCATCAAAAAGTATCAACTTCATGAATCTGATACGGGTTCACCAGAAGTCCAGATTGCACTTTTAACCGAAAGAATTAACAGACTCAACGAACACCTTCAGATTCACAAAAAGGATTTCCATTCAAGAAGAGGTCTTTTAAAGATGGTAGGGCAGAGAAGAAAACTTCTTAATTACCTTAAGGAGTATGACATCAACAGATATCGTGAGCTTATAGAAAAATTAGGACTGAGAAAATAA
- a CDS encoding bifunctional riboflavin kinase/FAD synthetase, with translation MNVYEMVAKRGDTPAVALGFFDGFHIGHKKLFEVLDANARGRKKVVFTFKNHPDNLLGFNIKYILTNEERLEFFRNYSIDDVYFIEFNKKIMQMDKDRFIEEILIDKLNVSVVVVGYDFTFGYMAEGDSKYLCEKLHQFGRKCIVIDPVMYQEHIVSSTLIRRLILEGNIKLANCMLGFNFFINGTVKRGNRLGKKIGFPTINIKFDKEKIVPRKGVYITNTIIDDKRYLSITNVGTNPTVSASENIKIETHILSVDKNMYGKRVKIEFIDFVREEKKFSNIDELKNQIAKDVEYVKTLFCKANI, from the coding sequence ATGAATGTTTATGAAATGGTGGCGAAAAGGGGAGATACCCCGGCTGTTGCGCTTGGTTTTTTTGACGGCTTTCATATAGGTCATAAAAAGCTGTTTGAGGTTTTAGATGCAAATGCCAGGGGTAGAAAAAAAGTTGTTTTTACTTTTAAAAATCATCCTGACAACCTTCTTGGCTTTAATATAAAGTATATACTTACAAATGAGGAAAGATTAGAATTTTTCAGAAATTATAGCATAGATGATGTGTATTTTATAGAATTTAATAAAAAGATAATGCAGATGGATAAAGATAGGTTTATTGAGGAAATTCTAATTGATAAGTTAAATGTATCAGTGGTAGTTGTAGGGTATGACTTTACGTTCGGATACATGGCAGAGGGTGATAGCAAGTATCTATGTGAAAAACTTCACCAGTTTGGTCGAAAGTGTATAGTGATTGACCCGGTGATGTACCAAGAGCACATTGTGAGCAGCACGCTAATTCGAAGGTTAATACTTGAGGGGAACATAAAACTTGCAAATTGTATGCTTGGCTTTAACTTTTTTATTAATGGTACTGTTAAAAGAGGTAACAGGTTGGGGAAAAAGATAGGGTTTCCAACTATTAATATAAAATTTGATAAAGAAAAGATTGTACCAAGGAAAGGTGTATATATTACAAATACAATTATCGACGATAAGAGGTATCTTTCTATAACTAATGTAGGGACAAATCCTACTGTTTCAGCATCAGAGAATATAAAAATAGAGACGCACATATTGAGTGTTGATAAGAACATGTATGGCAAGCGAGTTAAAATAGAATTTATCGATTTTGTGCGTGAAGAGAAAAAATTTTCAAATATAGATGAACTTAAAAATCAAATAGCGAAAGATGTTGAATATGTAAAAACTTTATTTTGCAAAGCAAATATATAG
- the truB gene encoding tRNA pseudouridine(55) synthase TruB yields the protein MNGVLLVDKPVGITSHDVVEFVRKVFNVKAGHAGTLDPFATGLLVILIGEATKLSSFFTSQEKTYIATMQFGIRTDTLDITGKIKEKNMIIVEQKEIEECFKILKGEIELNVPIFSAKKLNGRKLYEYARKGINIEIPKVKSIIYNIEIISFSYPYLKFKVRCSHGTYIRSLAEKIAENLSTVGLLSELRRIRSGFFDLKDAVTLSDIRAESIIPVCRLFKNEIKVGRKTYKKILNGNPLVNQDIEDIIDIDTAFADFYKICVDEAVFIYKREKDVFKYVLKVETTDECL from the coding sequence ATGAATGGAGTTTTACTTGTTGACAAGCCAGTGGGAATTACCTCACATGATGTTGTTGAATTTGTCAGAAAAGTGTTCAACGTGAAAGCTGGGCATGCAGGAACGCTTGACCCGTTTGCAACAGGGCTTTTGGTCATTTTGATTGGGGAGGCTACAAAGCTTTCTTCTTTCTTTACCAGTCAGGAAAAAACATATATAGCAACAATGCAGTTTGGTATAAGAACCGACACACTTGATATAACTGGTAAAATCAAAGAAAAGAATATGATAATTGTTGAACAAAAAGAGATAGAAGAATGCTTTAAAATTTTAAAAGGAGAAATCGAACTTAATGTTCCAATTTTTTCTGCCAAAAAACTCAATGGTAGAAAACTCTACGAGTATGCACGAAAAGGAATAAATATTGAAATTCCAAAGGTGAAGAGTATCATATATAATATAGAGATAATAAGCTTTTCCTATCCGTATCTTAAATTTAAAGTTAGATGCAGCCATGGAACGTATATAAGAAGTTTGGCAGAAAAAATCGCAGAAAATCTTTCGACGGTAGGTCTGCTTTCTGAGCTAAGAAGGATAAGAAGCGGTTTTTTTGATTTGAAAGATGCAGTTACTTTGAGCGATATCAGGGCAGAAAGTATAATTCCTGTATGTAGGTTATTTAAAAATGAGATAAAAGTAGGTAGAAAAACATATAAGAAAATTTTAAATGGGAATCCACTCGTAAACCAGGACATAGAAGATATTATAGATATAGACACTGCATTTGCAGACTTTTATAAAATTTGTGTTGATGAGGCTGTCTTTATCTACAAAAGAGAAAAGGATGTATTCAAATATGTTTTAAAGGTGGAAACTACAGATGAATGTTTATGA
- a CDS encoding DHH family phosphoesterase: protein MIENKIIQQLLKSDSIAIVSHENPDGDCIGSMLALYIALKRKGKDARMFLKNNVPKNLRFLPAAEKIEVVDRIDEKFNVLVLLDTGELERTGIENIENCYSKLINIDHHVTSEGIGDLFYINSSSAATGEIIYQIVKLMGIDNDKEIATCLYTSVFTDTGGFRYSNTTSITHQIAGDLINTGIDFVYIINKVFDEMSLSKFNLLKDVLQTLELFEKNKIAFLTVTREMLIKNGASRDETENLINFARNIEDVEVAAIFIEEEDKIKVSLRSKYYIDCAQVAKEFGGGGHLRAAGFTSRNVSLDALKENLIKRLKSDLR, encoded by the coding sequence TTGATAGAAAATAAAATTATTCAGCAGCTTTTGAAATCAGATTCGATTGCTATTGTCTCGCACGAGAATCCGGATGGGGATTGCATCGGTTCTATGCTTGCACTTTATATTGCACTTAAAAGAAAAGGTAAAGATGCAAGAATGTTCTTGAAAAATAATGTTCCAAAGAATTTGAGGTTTTTACCTGCAGCGGAAAAAATAGAGGTGGTAGACAGAATTGACGAAAAATTTAATGTTCTTGTCTTGCTTGATACAGGCGAACTTGAGAGGACAGGGATTGAAAACATTGAAAATTGTTATTCAAAGCTAATAAACATAGACCACCATGTTACAAGCGAAGGAATAGGCGATTTGTTTTATATAAATTCTTCCTCTGCTGCAACAGGTGAGATTATATACCAGATTGTCAAACTGATGGGCATTGACAATGACAAGGAAATTGCAACTTGTCTTTACACAAGTGTTTTTACTGACACAGGTGGATTTAGATATTCAAATACTACTTCAATAACCCATCAGATTGCAGGTGATTTAATAAATACTGGAATTGATTTTGTATATATTATCAACAAGGTATTTGATGAGATGAGCCTTTCAAAGTTCAATCTTTTGAAAGATGTTTTACAGACGTTAGAACTTTTTGAGAAAAACAAGATTGCCTTTTTAACAGTAACAAGAGAGATGCTAATTAAAAATGGTGCCTCACGAGATGAGACGGAAAATCTCATAAATTTTGCAAGAAACATCGAAGATGTTGAAGTAGCTGCAATATTTATTGAAGAAGAAGACAAAATTAAGGTAAGCCTGAGATCAAAATACTATATTGACTGTGCTCAGGTTGCCAAGGAATTTGGCGGAGGTGGGCATCTCAGAGCAGCTGGTTTTACAAGTAGAAATGTTTCTTTAGATGCTTTAAAGGAAAACCTGATAAAAAGATTGAAAAGTGATCTGAGATGA
- the rbfA gene encoding 30S ribosome-binding factor RbfA — MQFERSDRVSEEIKKELSDIIQHELKDPRLCAELISVVKVNMSKDLRYAKVYVSIFDKDKEKVESTMKALENAKPYIRREISRRISLRFTPEITFELDDSIEYGARISQILNQLNISKEDENIEESEGEEEN, encoded by the coding sequence ATGCAGTTTGAGAGATCAGATAGGGTCTCTGAGGAAATAAAAAAGGAACTGAGTGATATAATTCAACATGAGCTCAAAGATCCTCGCCTTTGTGCAGAGCTTATAAGCGTTGTAAAGGTGAATATGAGCAAGGATTTGAGATATGCAAAGGTTTATGTTAGCATATTTGACAAAGACAAAGAAAAGGTTGAAAGTACAATGAAAGCGTTAGAAAATGCAAAGCCTTATATTCGAAGGGAAATATCAAGGAGAATAAGCTTGAGATTTACTCCAGAGATAACATTTGAACTGGACGACTCAATTGAGTATGGAGCACGAATCTCCCAGATTTTGAATCAGCTGAATATTTCAAAAGAAGATGAAAATATTGAGGAAAGTGAAGGTGAAGAAGAAAATTGA